The following nucleotide sequence is from Penicillium digitatum chromosome 5, complete sequence.
ATTCAAGTCTCGGTCATTGGAGCAAGCCCAAGGAGAGTAAAAATTTCCGCCATTATGGCAAGATGTTCGAGGCCATTTCAGATTCTATTAGTTTGACGGAGGAGCTTTCATGACCATTTTGCCGTTGGCACGCTTATATGCCAACTCGATACCCATTTCAGCCATAAGGCCAGCGCGACTTTCGCCCGAGAAATCACGATAAGCAGGATAAGGCTCGGTATCAGGCCGCATGCCGTTCTGCATTGACCGGTCATCAAGGCCGAAGGTATCTTCATGACTCCTTTTGCCGTATGCTGGCCCGGTTTGATACACCATACGCTTCCCTCTAACGTTGTCGTACCCACCACCGCCAGGTGAAGTACTTTCCACCGAAGGAACAATATGGTTGGCATATTCGTTTGGCAGGGGCTTGTGAGACGGGGTTGCCTGTACTAAGTTTGGTGTTTGAGAACGCGACACCGTAACATGGGGCATGGATTGGTATAAACCTGGTTCGGCCATGCGGAGATCCATGTATGAGCTTGGTTTTGGTGGCTCCATGCCATAAGTATTCATAGATTTGGGGTAACCACCTCGCTCGGCAGGTATTTGAGGCACCGCAGGATACGAGATAGGCATTCCTTCGTATTCAGAGGCGTTGGATGGGTGTCTTATTTGGGCGTATGCGTGCTGTGGGGAGTAGATACCTTGCGATGCAGCCAGTGGGGGTGGTGTTGGAGGCATGTGAGGAGCCGGATAATGTGAAGGCGTGGAGCCAAATGAAAGGTGTGATTGATATGAGGGTGTTTGGGAGGAGTGTGGCATGGGTGCAGGTGGCATAGGTCTTTGATAGGGTTGTGGGCACTGGAAGCCATAGTCGGGTGCAGATGGTCGTCGATCGGGGGGAACAAACCCATAAGGTGATTCCATGTTGCTGCCATTGCTATTTGACCGTGGGCGATCCATCGAACCTGCGTATCTGTCGGGTGTCGTAAAACGATCCGAGGATCCTGCATATGCAGCTGCGCGTTCCTCGCCGAATTCGTAGTCCGCATCTCGCTTGTCGCCTCGGCGTCTCATGCGAACATCACGACGAATGCGAACACGGCAGCCCTGCTCAGCAATGATACGGCTCAGAGAGGTGCTGGTCGCTAGGCCGGGGAACTTCTTGGCGCTATAAACGGTAAAAGGCACCGACTTGACCTCAAGACGAAAATGAAGGAATGCCTGCGGGACGCCTGCCTTAGATGTGGCTGAAAGAGGTATCTGGTTGGGAAGAGGTAAAGTCGAATCCTTGTCGGCATCCTTGGCGTCCTTGATCTCTTCGTACAGGTGGAAGTTCAAGCGGTACCGGCCCTCATGACGCACTGATAGATCTGGGAAGATGAAATAGCCTGCTTGTGAGGGGCGGTCGAGATATGCGACACCAGCGACTGGCACACCAGTTAACACAGGGCATGACTGCGGTCCACCTACCCGCCCGTGGGCAATAGGGCGTGCAGTGTCGAGGGTTGCGTAGAGGAAAAAATTGGCGTTATAGGCGAAGGTGATATCGGTCTTTTGCGCATCGTTAGCTGGGTCGGACTCGAAGATGCGTAGCTCAACCACAGGCGGTGGGTCAACAGGGCGACGGTCAGCGGATGCTATTTGTGACAGTCAACGCGCAGCCCTGATTAGGTTCAACAGGAAGTACTCACACTTGGCTCCCGCGCCGCATGCTCTTGCCCGCTCTGGCTGTTGCATCACACTCAACTTGTATGTGAGCTGTTTGCCTTCACGGGTGATCCGACTAACTGAGTGTTCAGTCTCATTGTGAGGCGGCATGATCGACGGTCTGTTGGCCATTTTCGCAGATTGATGTTATTAATCCCCAGATATTCTGCCGGTCGCGGTATCAGCAAAGATCGATTGCGCggtcggagggttcgtcCTATATAAATTCTGCCACGGAAAGTAACGCAATGAGGTCTTTGACAAGTTGTGCTGATTTGAGGGTGTTGGGTATGGCCTTCTTCTCCCCCAGTTCCTGGCGTCACATAGGCCGTTGGAAAGACTTGGGTTGTAGTCGAATCGATCAACCCCACACATCCAGGAAACGAACAGAAACCGAACAGAAACCGAACCCCGATTTAGGAAAATGAACTTTGAAGTCCAAACCAAGAAGGGAAAGcaaagaagaggagagggggCAGAGTGGAAATTGGTGACACTAACAGACCCGAGCCCTGGGTATGCCTCCCGATGGGTAATTGTGGTAGGAACAAAAGTACCTGTTCGGTCTTCCGTGGCCCCCGTAGGACTGTATGGTTTTGTTTCTGACAAAGTTTCTCAAAATGCGTTGTAATTTCCATTCTCTCGTCTATTTTAGAAAGGAAAAAACTTGTTGTATGCACATATGTTTATCCTAGGCACGCCATGTGCATTTATTACATTAATCTACAGATTATCAAAGGGCAAATTGACGTTCGTCTGCTGTATGCCTAGGTGTTGGCGGCTTTGGGACTTTGAATAATACCTCTACACCATGACATGACGGTGGAGATACAATCAAAATCAATTTTCAAATCTGGAATCCGAAAAATCATGTAGCGACTTTAGTACTTGTTAATGCAGCACACATGaaatttgctttttttcGCTGAAAGCCatggttttttttattttattttcgGAGCCACGTTACCCGGCGTCTATATCACtgggttccaaggttccggCCGCAACCCAGTCCAACGGATCGGAGTCTCTTTATTTTTCCCTGGTCTCCATAATGTCCTATGCTTATCTTTTTATACTTCTATAGATGAAGATCATGTTTTAATAATCCGTAGATCATGCCAGTTTACTCCGTAAAAGATTCCACAACCAAATTTAATTAATATTGAGTTCCACCGACACCCTTCGATACCGCGTGTTCTCATTACAGGTTTAGTCCCCCCTGAGAacattgaaaatgaaaaacgAACAAGCTAGGAACTTCGTACCTACCTAGACTTCCCGATTTGACCTGGACCTCCCGATTTAGACACTGTCAGTCGTCACACAGGCTGAATCGCCTCTGCTATCAAGCCAGACCCCATCGAACCACCGATCCCCTCTCACGGCCTAGCTTAGCTGACCCCACTCAGCCAATCAATAATATCTCTAGTGAGCGCCTAGGACCAACTAGCCGGTTTCTGGCAGGAGTTGCCCCAACTGAGCTGTTCATCCAATGTACACGCAGTTAGTTTAATGATGAATTCTTTCCCTTGCAAATACTCCTTTTCACTGCATCTGTGCTATGGTGGGGACTCCGCTGATATTCTGATTTGCCTACAATCGTGGAAAAAAATATGCAtattttttcctctttccttCTCTTAAATCCGACTCCACACAAAAGATGGAGTGCGATTTTTGAGAATGTCGGAAGTACGATATACAAAACACAACGTCCCACCTCGGCAACTATTGGAAGTCCACATCAACTCAGGAAATGGAATTCCTTGGTTTTAATCCCGTCAATGTCCGACTCCCCTACCAATATCAATCTAACATCATGCTTTGTCTACCACCTCCTCCCACACGCTCTTCACTGAACGATCACCGCCCTATCAAATGTAGAGTTCAGTGATTTCTTCTAGATACTCAGAGTTGAATATACTGAATaaaaacaaaatcaagaaaaggTACCGCACTTTAGGACCTACAGATTCAGTTGCTTTAAAATACAGGAGTGGCGAGGAATTCCAGACCAGGCCGGGTCCAACGGCCTTTTGGCTTGAACCgagtattttttttttatcattGTAGTAAATGTGTACGGAAGAAAATTCATGTTTTATTCTAAAACTGATCCTTCACATTTCCTCGGAGTACTCCGTTCGGGGCAATTATCTTCAATTGCGAATCTCCTTTGGTATTTTAAGTACCGGAGATATCGGGCCATGAGAAACTGATACATCAGCTCTGGAAAGCCGATCCGCCTGACTGAAGATCCCTTCAATCCATTTACCCACATATAAGAGGATATTTGAAACTGGGATTTTTGTATGATATCCCAAGTGACAGTGGGAAGTCTatgatgtactccgtacggagtgcttTAAGCCCGTCATGCTTCAACTCGGTATATAGTGCAGAATACCTTGTGACACCGAAGATGATGGATGCACCCTTGCAAAAGTTTTCTTATTTTTCACTTAGTCCATTCGGCCCAAGCGTTGTCAAATCTTCAAATCCCCACTAAGCCATGTGTTACAGGGGTTGCGAATCTTCACGACTCGGTGCGAACAGTCACTGAACAAGAATCTAGATGGAAAATTTACGATTATGATGGGCTCCAGCGTTGTCGTCCTGGAAAAGTGACTTTGAAAGTCCCCGTACAGAGTATCCCGTAAGCATATGTCACTTGGTTGCCTCGTCCAACCCCCGATGCTCAAGTGAGTGCGGCAATCcccagccccccccccccccccccccccccccgaagATCATAGGGAGTGCCATGATTCAGTGCTTTGATAATCTAGAAGGACTCACAATTGAACAAAGACTTCGTTCGCGCTCTGAAAGGAACTTCTTGGCTGTTCCTTCCATCAGACTGCATTCCAATATTCATGAAGAGGGCTGTTGAAAACAACTCTGGCATCATCCTTCCTACTGCATTAATAGAACATGTGCTACAGGTTCGAATTTGATATGTTGTAGGGACAAGTATCTGTATTCGGTAGGAGTCTCTCTCACATCCACATGGACATATGCAAGTATACCCCTCGTTCTGACTGAATCATGTTACTCAATACTCCCCGTAGAGTGATCCATGCATAAACTTGTATATCCGTCTCGGCTCCGAAAGACCCCAGTCAAAACCTTTGCATTTGGATTATCGCCTCGATCGGGATTGGATGATAGGAGGGTTAATCATGTGCGTGACTGCCAAATGGATCGAAGGGTACCATTAACTATCTCTTTTCTGTGGCTACAATTTTGTGGGCGATTCGCTGCTCTTCATTATATTTTGGAATAGTCTGATACGGCCGCATATGGACAAATTGAGGGTTTTCCCTCCACAACCATAGCCTCGACACATACATAGATTAGGAGCTATTACATGAAGCTTCATAAATTTTGGCAGCAGAACTTTACAGCGGCTTCTTTGCTATGAAATATGACATACTGGACTGAACCAATGTGATGTATCGCTTTCCCTTGAAATTGAACTAGGGAACAGACCGCCAGTTCGAAATTTTCACTACCACGTGGAGGAATTATTAGGTGTATCCTTAGCCACAAACCAGGCCAGACCCCCAAAAGCCCATCGAGAAAATTGATTCTCTCGCGCAATCAACAGTACAAGGACAAGTCATAGTGACATCAGATCGGAGTCCCTATGTCATGATTTATAGACTTCGGTCCAGAATAGCGTATGCAATGGGAGAAGATTCAATCAAGGTCTTGCTGATAAATACAAATGAATTGCAAAGTGTACCAAGTAACTTCTCAAATTTTTGCGAGAATCTTGTGGAATTCTTAAATCTTGATTGGCCACGGATGCATATCAGCCCTGGGGTAATTCAAACAATCCAAGCCACATTTAATCCACCTGCCCGATACAGAACGCCAAAGGCACCTTGCTTTGGACACAAAACTTCAGTTCGGTTGTCATGGAGGTTATGTTGATGAACCAGATGTGTTTTGCGTGTAATCAATTAACCGACACTAACGCCGTTCATCCAACTAGCACGGCTCAATTCATAAGTGTTCTGTGGGCTTTCTCCGTTCTTTGTAGTTCTTCGTACACAGGGGCTATTGATTCCGTGGCTTTCCCAAGTGAGGAACTAGAcatttgtacggagtagtttaAGGCTAAGGCTAGCATCGAAAGATTAGAGTGAAAGTGAACCAGGGCCTTAAGCGTTGCTTATAGTGGTACATGCCAATGATACTCTAGGTTTACAATATGGATAAATTGGTCTATCGGGGTGGCATAGTTCCATCTCTATTAAGCGTCGCATCAGAACCAGCACACTACCTCAAGCCAGAAGAGAATTTTGCAGACAAGACATCGCGTTGTGGGTAGTTGAGAAAAATTTCACCAGGTATGCGCCTATCCTTGCAGCTAAGCGTCCACGCGGTGTGATTCTGCCGAACAGTGAGGTTATATTGAGCTTTAAGGGTAGTCCTTTCGCCCTTCGGGGCATATGGTCAGCTGAGAATATACAGAGAAGATTGGCATGGCCCCTGCACTAAAAATGACACGCCTAATCAAAGAGAATTTACCTGTTTTTTCCCCCCATCGACGTCCGAACTTGAGATTGTACGGTGTGGGTATTTTTCTACGACCTCTAATTGGTCCTACGCTGTTGGGAAGTCACGTGGAAGTATCCAAGTCGATGGTTCGAATCGACCAATGACAAAGATTACTTTTCCACTGTGATTGGCTCTAACGCCACTTCAcaatctacaacatagagtcGCAACATCAACTCCCATACCGGTTGCGCTTCCTATGGATCTTCTTTTGATTTTACCTGGCTTTATAACGAAACCTTTCGCACATATTCTTCCTCCACTTGAACGAGCTAAAGTCACCACAGTCGACGTGATTACCCTTGACTCTCTCGAGATTGCGAAACGTGCCCGCGTCCCCCCCGCAGATGTTCGTCGGCTCTCCTCCTGTATTGTCGAGGCATTGCACACCGATGTCGGCTTCGAAAAGCCGCAGACAAATACAGAGGCCATTGATGGGCCCAGCTCTAGTATAACCCCTGATGTGGCAAGCAGGACATTCAGCTTGGCGAAGCGCACGTCGCAATGGAACACTATAAGCACTCTTGACCCCGCGATGGATGCGCTGCTAGGAGGTGGAATTCCGACCGGTTATGTCACAGAAGTTACAGGCGAGAGGTATGTTGTGGgaattcatcttcatccaggTCTTGTCAGCCGGGCAAGCAAGTCAATCTGACATGTGGATTGATGTCCAGTGGAAGCGGCAAGACCCAGTTCCTTCTAAGCCTCTGTCTAGCCGTCCAGCTACCCAAACCACAGGGGCTACAACGGCGTGCCATGTACATATCGACGGAACACCCATTATCTACGCCACGACTCTCACAGCTCCTAGAATGCCATCCTGTCCTCTCAACACTCCCCGCTGAGCAAGCACCCTCgctggaggatatcctgaCCATCAACGCCATGGATCTGGAGACGCAAGATCACATCCTGAACTTCCATGTGCCTGTCGCGGTCGAACGCTATAACATCGGCCTGGTCATCATCGATTCAATAACATCCAATTACCGCGCTGAACACGCATCGCACAGCCTCCAAGCCCTCGCTAAGCGATCATCCCAGCTCGCAAAACTGGGCCATCTACTACGCAACCTCGCCGTAAAGGAGGACGTCGCTATCGTGCTCGCGAACCAAGTCTCCGACCGTTTCGAATCTATACAAAACAGCGAGCCAGCCCCACGGACAGGGATTCTGTCCATGTCGAGTCAAACAGTAGATCATGGATCTGGCCCTGTCTCCCCCTTCCCAAAATCTCGAACTGAACAGTTGGCTACTAGAAATAGCCAGCAGCcaccatcttcttctcctgcTATCTCCTCATCTCCATACCACGCACCAAGCGATAAATACTTCGACGGCTCGTATCTGGTCGCCCCTCGAGTACGCAATAGTATGTTGAACGTGGCTCACCAGGAGCGCTTCTACTCTGGCTGGGGAGATGGCGCGTACCCGGAGAGGGGGTCTCTGAAGAACCCGGCGCTGGGATTCGTCTGGTCAACGCAGATCGCATGCCGAATCGCGCTGAAAAAGGAAGAATCACATGCTGTAGGTGTCTCAATGGTGGAGCATGCATATCCGGCATCCACGCAGGAATCTTATCCGTTCCACAGTGCAGGCAATGCAGACGCCTATCGGGATCCGGAATCAATAGCAATGCCTGCCCCTTACCTCAAAACCCGAGTGTCTGACTCGCAGAACTACCGGCCCGCTCCGGGGTCGAAATCCCCCACCCGGAGGACCATGAAACTTGTGTTCGCGCCGTGGACGGCGGGCCCGAAGGATACACCCAGAAAGGGCTACTCCAGTAGAAGAAGTGGCGAGATAGAGTTTGAGATCTGGAAGGGTGGCTTGAGAAGTACGACTCCTGGTGAACGATCTGTCTGATATCATATCTTGCCGACTTCCAAAGTTCATTCTTGCCTACAAAAGCTACCGGAAAGCCTTGACTGTGATCTACTCCAGACAGTTTGACATGCTATGTTGGCCTGCCGACTAGAAAGCGACAGAATGATATACCCAACATCGTTTGAGATTTCTCTCTATAAGTATTCCTAATCAATCCGAATACCCAAGCGAAAGCCGAATCTACAATAAACAAGACGTCATGCGTGAGGTGTTATCTTGAGGTGATTGGAATATGACAAGCTGAGGTCAGTCAATCAAATTTCACTTATCCTGTTGCAGTCCAACCAGTTGTGTATGACAATGCAGGCGCTTCTTCCAACCGAAGCAAAGAAGTCGAGTCCAAAACACCGAGTCGCGACCACATATTGTGTATCCCAAAGAGTGTTCTGATGCTGATTGTAAAGAGTGTGGAATCAGCCTATTCCTGTAGCCCGTAAATCCCACAAACCCACCCATAAAGAGATTACTATATAATGACTGCATGGAGTGCACCTTCCATCTTCCAACTTCCACCTTtcacttctctctctctctctctctctccctgcCTCGGTTTCAATTGATGGTGTGGTTTCTCTGGCCAGTTGATTGGCATGGTTGTCGACTCTTGCTGAATTCTCGTTTCACAGCATCGTTTTCGTTTTCGTCATTGGCTAATACCCTATCGTCTTCAGCACCTATCACAAGCTGAGGTGTGTGTTCTCCAACGCCTTGGGATGTAAGTATCCTGTTTTGGTTCAAACGCAGCTGCTGTGGAACAGCAGATCAATCCCATCTTCGGCTATGAACTTGGATTTGGTGTGGGAGCCTTGGCTGACGCTACATATATCACCCTTGGTGTTTTCCGTCTTGTCCACTGCATGTCTCTTAACTTGACTCTATCTAGAAAATCTCGAACAAAGAACAGAGCCCGAATCTGCGCGGAAAACTGCTCCAAGAGGACTCTCTGGTTCCAGGGAACCACACTATGTATCGATCCTCTGCTCTGGGCATTACGGTATATATATAAATAGGCAGGGAGGGGAGAGAGGGGAAGAAAGGAGCACACTTCAAATTAATCATAATCACATGTACTGacacttttttttatatCAACAGCGACCATCTCCTTTTCCTCTGTTCATGGGGTCCCTTTCTTTCTTACCCCTAATGTCCATCTAATATGGGCACAAATCCACCGAAGAAATAAGATTATGGGCCTAAGGATCTAAACCAAAGACACGCAATGAGAAAGATGCCAGACAACAGTCATGAGAAGACAGCTTGAGAATCAAGGTGAGATAATGAAAAGCATCAAATTTGATCTGACTCACACCCAATCCCTCATGGAAAAGTCATGTTGACCTGGTGTGCATCCACGCAAAGTGCACGAGATAAGACAACAAAGCGCAAATGGAAATCAGAATGCGAGAGAAAACCAAAAGATCATCAGAACCGAACCAGAACCAGCTATCAAGGCCTTAGTTTCTATTGAGCCTTGGCGATCTTGGTAGGAGGAAGACCAATGCCGTTGGTGTTACGGTAGAACATGACACCCTGGCTCTCACCAGTGGCACCCTCATTGGGCTCAACCCAGTGGCAGACGCGGGCAGAAGTCCACATGGCCTTGAAGAAACCGGTCCAGCCAGTGTGGGCATCAGTGCGGTAGTGGTTGCCCATGACGCCCTTGATGGCATCGCTGGCCTCGTCGGCGTTGTAGAATGGGATATTGCTGATGTAGTGGTGCAGCACGTGGGTCTCGATGATACCGTGGAAGATGTGGCGACCGACAAAGCCAAAGTCACGGTCGATGGTGGCGGCAGCACCACGGGTAAAGTTCCACACTTCAGGCTGGTAGTGAGGGAGGGTAGGGTCGGTGTGCTGGAGATAGGTAATGGCAACTGCGATGGATACCGTTAGCAAAGGGGTTACAAAAAGTATATTCTTTTTGTCTGAAAACTTACCTAGCCAGTGGTTCACCCACAGGTACGGGAGACCGTACCAGACCAGCAGATTCAGCCAGCCGAAGTTGGTACCGATGAAGTACAGTCCGGTGCCGGTGATGAGGAGACCCAGATCACTCAGGACAATTAGCTTCGCGTCCTTGGCCTCGTACAGAGGGCTGGAGGGGTAGAAGTGGTTGACACCACCGCCCCAGCCGTTATGCTTGCCAACACCGCGGCCCTCGGGCTGCTTAGTGTGATTGTTGTGGCCGGTGACGTTGTTGAGCAGGTACACGGGCCAGCCAAAGAGCTGCTGGGCCAGAAGGTTGCCGGCAGTCAGGATGGGAGTCTCCTCGCACAGCTCGCCGAGTTCGTGGAGAGTCTTGCCGACACGAGTGGCGTACTGCTCACGGGTCTTAGGATTGAAGACCATGTCGCGGGCCAGGTTACCGGTGGCCTTGTGGTGCTTGCCGTGGGAGATCTTCCAGGAGAAGTAGGGGACGAGCAAGAGGGAGTGACAGATCCAGCCAACTGTGTCGTTCAAGACcttggaagaggagaaggcCTGGTGGCCACACTCGTGGGCCATAACCCACACCCCGGTGCCGAAGAGACCCTGCACAATAGTGTACACGGTCCAGAGGGCCACGCGGGCCGGCAGCAGGGGGACAGTCTCGGGGGTGACATAGTTGTGGAAGAGGTAGAAGACGGATCCCAAGATGGCCAGATCACGGAATACATAGTACAAACTGGTGGCGGCGGAGCGGTGGAAGCAATGAGCAGGAACGGCATCGCGGATCTGCTTGATTGTAAAATCCGGGATCTTGAACTCATTGCCATAGGTATCAAGCATCTTAGTGTTCTCCTGCTCCGAAGCCATTGAAGAAAGGGAGGTAGACGAGGGAGATTGGCGTGGGCTGTCAAAGGGCGAGGCCGAGACAGAGCTGGTCGCTGAGGACTCTGTAGTAGGGTTGCGATTAAGCGCAACGCGCTTGGGGAGTGCGGTAGACGACATGTTGGGTGTTTTGAGGCCAACGGTGTTCAACTCCAAAGTTACAATGGGTATACTTCCAAAGGTATCCCTTTCTGTAGAGATGAAATGAAGGACACGGGGTTCAAGATGACAAGAGCCTGTGATGGTGTTAGCTTAGATTCTCCGCGCTGTGAGCTATCAGGGTCTACTGACAATGTTTTGAGTtttcttgggggggggagtgTTGTTGCACAAGGGGGTTGAATGAAGCAGATCGAAGCAAATGCCCCGTTCTGTTTAAGAGCCAACGAAAAAACAGGCAATTGACTAGCACAGAAGAATTGGAGAAATGAAGACAAGAGAAGGATCCGCCctctttcaaaaaaaaaaggaaaaaaaaacgaaactgaaaagagggaagagagaaaaaagaaaaacattCCCATGGCACAGGGTAATTTTGCATACCGCCACTGCATCCCCATAGTTTAGATGTCCAATCCAACCGTAAGCTCTTTTGAAAATTACATGCAGATCCACACTTCGAAGTTCGCCTTCGACAGTTGAGTTTTCACATGAACTGACCAGAATAGTCAGAGTTGGGCTGATGTTTTCACATGTCTACCCATCTGTCTCATATTCCTATCTTATTGGTACTATGCATGGTGTACTCCATACCTCTACACGACTCAAATCTCTCTTTGCGTTCTTCACAGCCACCGCCTTTCCACCGGTTGATCCCGTTCGCCCCAACACTTTCTCTTGCAACCCAGATTCTGTGGTAGTGGTCTGATGGGGTGTGATCTAGACTTTTCAACGTCTCTGGGAGTTCCCGTCCTGTGAGAGCTCTCACTTTCACATGTCGCGAAAATTGTAAAGGCGTCCCTAGCTGCATGTTGATTGATAGATTCGAAGTGCTCGACTTGCCTCGGGTCATTTTAGTATTTGAATTAGAcggctgtacggagtaga
It contains:
- a CDS encoding VeA protein, with translation MANRPSIMPPHNETEHSVSRITREGKQLTYKLSVMQQPERARACGAGAKSSADRRPVDPPPVVELRIFESDPANDAQKTDITFAYNANFFLYATLDTARPIAHGRVGGPQSCPVLTGVPVAGVAYLDRPSQAGYFIFPDLSVRHEGRYRLNFHLYEEIKDAKDADKDSTLPLPNQIPLSATSKAGVPQAFLHFRLEVKSVPFTVYSAKKFPGLATSTSLSRIIAEQGCRVRIRRDVRMRRRGDKRDADYEFGEERAAAYAGSSDRFTTPDRYAGSMDRPRSNSNGSNMESPYGFVPPDRRPSAPDYGFQCPQPYQRPMPPAPMPHSSQTPSYQSHLSFGSTPSHYPAPHMPPTPPPLAASQGIYSPQHAYAQIRHPSNASEYEGMPISYPAVPQIPAERGGYPKSMNTYGMEPPKPSSYMDLRMAEPGLYQSMPHVTVSRSQTPNLVQATPSHKPLPNEYANHIVPSVESTSPGGGGYDNVRGKRMVYQTGPAYGKRSHEDTFGLDDRSMQNGMRPDTEPYPAYRDFSGESRAGLMAEMGIELAYKRANGKMVMKAPPSN
- a CDS encoding DNA repair protein (Rad57), putative, whose product is MDLLLILPGFITKPFAHILPPLERAKVTTVDVITLDSLEIAKRARVPPADVRRLSSCIVEALHTDVGFEKPQTNTEAIDGPSSSITPDVASRTFSLAKRTSQWNTISTLDPAMDALLGGGIPTGYVTEVTGESGSGKTQFLLSLCLAVQLPKPQGLQRRAMYISTEHPLSTPRLSQLLECHPVLSTLPAEQAPSLEDILTINAMDLETQDHILNFHVPVAVERYNIGLVIIDSITSNYRAEHASHSLQALAKRSSQLAKLGHLLRNLAVKEDVAIVLANQVSDRFESIQNSEPAPRTGILSMSSQTVDHGSGPVSPFPKSRTEQLATRNSQQPPSSSPAISSSPYHAPSDKYFDGSYLVAPRVRNSMLNVAHQERFYSGWGDGAYPERGSLKNPALGFVWSTQIACRIALKKEESHAVGVSMVEHAYPASTQESYPFHSAGNADAYRDPESIAMPAPYLKTRVSDSQNYRPAPGSKSPTRRTMKLVFAPWTAGPKDTPRKGYSSRRSGEIEFEIWKGGLRSTTPGERSV
- a CDS encoding Delta(12) fatty acid desaturase is translated as MGMQWRTGHLLRSASFNPLVQQHSPPQENSKHCSCHLEPRVLHFISTERDTFGSIPIVTLELNTVGLKTPNMSSTALPKRVALNRNPTTESSATSSVSASPFDSPRQSPSSTSLSSMASEQENTKMLDTYGNEFKIPDFTIKQIRDAVPAHCFHRSAATSLYYVFRDLAILGSVFYLFHNYVTPETVPLLPARVALWTVYTIVQGLFGTGVWVMAHECGHQAFSSSKVLNDTVGWICHSLLLVPYFSWKISHGKHHKATGNLARDMVFNPKTREQYATRVGKTLHELGELCEETPILTAGNLLAQQLFGWPVYLLNNVTGHNNHTKQPEGRGVGKHNGWGGGVNHFYPSSPLYEAKDAKLIVLSDLGLLITGTGLYFIGTNFGWLNLLVWYGLPYLWVNHWLVAITYLQHTDPTLPHYQPEVWNFTRGAAATIDRDFGFVGRHIFHGIIETHVLHHYISNIPFYNADEASDAIKGVMGNHYRTDAHTGWTGFFKAMWTSARVCHWVEPNEGATGESQGVMFYRNTNGIGLPPTKIAKAQ